The sequence TGGCTATCGGTTTACCTTATTGACCAATCCATGTATAGATCCGCCTAAATAAATACTACGTATAGTCATTACAGTCCCAGTTACCATCATTCAGAAGTATTGGTCTGTCATTTCAGCGCTCCACTGCATTTTATAGGCAGGCACTGCTACAACTTTATACCCAAAAAGCCTGCTCACCCCACGCCATCTGTGCACAGCCGCGCAGTATCTAATTTTTAACCATAAAAAATGAACATGAAAATGAGTGCGCTATTTTTCAAATGCCTTGCGGTCATACTATTGACCTCATCCTGCAAAAAAGACCCGAAAGAAGAAGACAGTGGAACACCTACTGCCAATGTGGTAAAAGGAAAGGTTACCGATACCCAGGGCCGCCCGCTGAAAGGAGTTACCATCCTTATTGACAACACCCTTTTATACAACAGCTACCTGGAGGGTACTACAAAAGATGATGGCACGTATCAAATTAAATTGTTCAACAGTGCCTGGCAGGCCTATGCCGAAATGAATGTGGACTATAATGGAAAGACGTATAAGATAGACCTGCACCCGGATAATCCGGCGGGCTTTAGCGGTGAAGGCGCCATCCGCAACTTTCAATGGAAGCTGAGCGGTAAAAAGCCTGTGCCGCTGACAGGTCATTATGGTGGTACTATCATCACCGATAAGTATATATTGAGCGAGATTTACGATTCCGAAAATATTGAATTCACGTTAACCCCCGCAGGCGCCCTGATTGACGGCTCCACCGGCGAGGTGATCAAAATGAAACATGGTCAACCCGCCACCGATACTTATGGTAAACTGGTGGATATCCCCATCGGCCGCTATACAGTGACGGCAGTTTATCCATCCGCAACAGGTAATATCCCGCTTAAATTAAGGGACAAGGAACACAACCGCACAGGGCCATTTACCTCCAGCCTGCAGTTGGATTTTGAGCCGACTACCAGCACTGGTAATAATATGGCTATCCTGGAATACAACGAGAAATAAGGCTTCACGGCTGCAGGTCTCGAAGAGTACAAAGACAGAAAAGCGAAGAATAGAAAAAGGGATTGAAGGCAGAATGCCCAATCCCTTTTTTAATGAAGAACATCCTATTGCTTCACAAAAGGAAGGGTAGTCTTGCCGCTTTTCTCTTCAATCACCAGGTAATAGGTCCCCTTCAGCAATTGACTTACCGGCATGCTTACCACACCGGAAGAACCAGTTGCCGGCATCTTCTGCAACAGTCGTCCATCATTGTTATAGACCGACAAGCTGATAACAGCGCGTTGCGGTGGCAATGCCACATGAATCCTATCAGTAGCAGGATTGGGAAAGAGTGCATAGGAGGGTAAGTTGTTCCTGAACAACAGTACAATGGTCTTTGAGTATTCATAGTTACCATCCAGGTCGGTTTGTTTGATCCGGTAATAGACAACGCCGCTGGTAGTGTGCCGGTGAAGCCAGGAATATGTGCTGCCGTTGGATTGGTTGGCAGCTTTTAGTTCGCCGGCTGCTAAGTAAGTGGCGCCATCTGTACTGTACTCCACAATAAACTTGTCAGCCTGTTGTTCCATTCCCGTAGCCCAGGAGAGCAGGGTTCCGTCTGTTTTAACTTCCCCTTTTACATAGAGCCAGTGAACTGGCAGGGTAGCGCCCAGCGTAAAATCGGCATAGGCTGACATGCTCCAGGGGTTTTGTTTGCTGCGCAGGTAGAGCGTGTGAGGGCCCTGGGCAACACCTGTTAAAGGAACAGAGAAGGAAAAATTAGCCACCTCTGTAGAAGCTCCCACACTTATAGGATGCCCATTCCCGAAACCCGGATCATTATCCAGGTAATATTCCACCTGCCCAATGGGGGGCGCTGCTGCAGGCGCCGTAGGGTAAGGTGTTACCATTGAATTGTCGAACAGTGCATAGTTGGAAAAGCTCCAGTGGCCTTCCGCATCCCTGATGCGTATGAATAACCTGTGCACACCGGCTGATAGTCCCATCAGGTTCACCAGCACATTTACGCTGGCAGCGTTGGTGGCAGATGGTAAAACAACGGGAGTACCATTACCCGGCCCGGGATCGTTATCAATAAAATATTCGGCTCCGGAGAGGGCAGGGGCTGCTGCCGGAGTGGGATAGAGCGGTACTGCCACATTATCGAAAAAGCCGATGTTGGAAAGGCTCCATTTACCATCGGCATCCTGTACACGCAGGTATAAATTGTGCAATCCGTTGGTTAACCCGGTGCCATTTAGCGCAATAGTGGTACTAAAGTTTGCAATATTGGTAGAAGACGTTAAGGTAAGAGGCGTGCCATTGCCCAATCCCGGATCAGTATCAAA comes from Paraflavitalea devenefica and encodes:
- a CDS encoding T9SS type A sorting domain-containing protein — its product is MKHILWLSGIAVSLCSAVVAQEPYPAGPGTLAPLVKAEYFFDTDPGLGNGTPLTLTSSTNIANFSTTIALNGTGLTNGLHNLYLRVQDADGKWSLSNIGFFDNVAVPLYPTPAAAPALSGAEYFIDNDPGPGNGTPVVLPSATNAASVNVLVNLMGLSAGVHRLFIRIRDAEGHWSFSNYALFDNSMVTPYPTAPAAAPPIGQVEYYLDNDPGFGNGHPISVGASTEVANFSFSVPLTGVAQGPHTLYLRSKQNPWSMSAYADFTLGATLPVHWLYVKGEVKTDGTLLSWATGMEQQADKFIVEYSTDGATYLAAGELKAANQSNGSTYSWLHRHTTSGVVYYRIKQTDLDGNYEYSKTIVLLFRNNLPSYALFPNPATDRIHVALPPQRAVISLSVYNNDGRLLQKMPATGSSGVVSMPVSQLLKGTYYLVIEEKSGKTTLPFVKQ
- a CDS encoding carboxypeptidase-like regulatory domain-containing protein, yielding MSALFFKCLAVILLTSSCKKDPKEEDSGTPTANVVKGKVTDTQGRPLKGVTILIDNTLLYNSYLEGTTKDDGTYQIKLFNSAWQAYAEMNVDYNGKTYKIDLHPDNPAGFSGEGAIRNFQWKLSGKKPVPLTGHYGGTIITDKYILSEIYDSENIEFTLTPAGALIDGSTGEVIKMKHGQPATDTYGKLVDIPIGRYTVTAVYPSATGNIPLKLRDKEHNRTGPFTSSLQLDFEPTTSTGNNMAILEYNEK